GTCCAGGAAGCGCGTGCTGCCCAGCGCCAGCATCTGATAACGGCGGAGCGCCGACTGCGACTCGTCTGTTATGGCGCGATGCAGCTTCTGCTTAGGCATTTGACCGTCTCACCTCTTCACTGCCCGGATCAGCACTTCAGACGTCACCAGCTTACCATGCCGAAAAAAACCCCTCTCGCGCATCACTTCGGTGACCTCCTGAAAACCCGCAGCGCGCATGAAAGCGACGATCTCCGGTGTAGCGTAGTAGCGGACATGGTCGCGGCGAAAGCTTCGCTGCACAAAATCGTACAAAGCGATGGGCCAAAACGCCTCCCGACTGGTCTCTAACAAGAGAAACACTCCCCCAGGCCTGAGCACGCGGAGGATTTCCCGCAGCGAGGCCACAGGGTTCGGGTAATGATGGAATGAGCTGGAACAGATGACCACGTCGAAGGAGGCATCGGCGCAAGGAAGGTGCTCAGAGTCGGCTTGCACAAAGCCGATCTTGGCACTTGTGCAAAGGCGACGGGCCTGCCTCAGCATGACGCGGGAAATATCCACCCCGCAGGCAAAAGCGCGCGGCTCCTGGCGGGCAATGGTCCGCACTGCCCAACCGGTGCCACAGCCGAGGTCCAGGAGGCGCTGCCCAGGGTGTGGTGCCGCGGCGGCAATCACCATGGACTGAAAGTGGCGAAACCAACGGCTCATCCGCCCTTGCTCGTAGTGATCGGCCCAGCTATCGAAGTGGCGAGCCGCTGCGCGCTTCAGGGTCTGGGCCTCAGGCATCAGCGGGCACCTCCAACGGACGCTGGTTTCCTACAGCCACCCGCATAGCCTCCACCGTGGCCTTTACCCCTTCGTGGAATGTGTACTTGGGCGCAAAGCCCAGGACCTGGCGCGCCTTGCTGATGTCGAAGGCATTGTTGGTGGTGAAGAATTCCAGGCTGCGCCGCGAAAAAGGGGGCTCGCGATGAAGCGCTTTACCCGCCGCTTCTGCCAAGGAAGCCACCGCGTGCATCGGGGCCAGAGGGAGGCGTAGCTTGGGTTCAGGCACCCTCAGCACCTCGCACATGGCCGCCAGAAGCTCCGAGGTGGTAAGGGCCTGTTCATCCGCCACGATGAAGACCTCCCCCACGGCCTGGGCATTATGCGCTGCCAGTTCAAAGGCATCAAGCATGTCCTCGATGTAAACCGGGTGGCGAAGGTTGCGGCATGGGCCGAACTTGACAAAGCGCCCTTTGCCAAGCATGCGCAGGAGGCGCTCTGTGCGCCGACACCGCAGCCCGTACACCCAGGCCGGCCGCAGCACCACCACGGGCAGACCGTGATCACGGCCAAATTGCAGGGCCGCGCGCTCGCCCGCCAGCTTGGTCTCGCCGTAAATCGATTGCGGACGGCACTCAGTCTCCTCCGTAGCCGGCGGTCGTTCAATGTGTCCGTACACCCCCACGGTGCTGGTGTGGACAAAACGCTCCACCCCAGCGTCGCGGCTCCATTCCAACAACCGCTGCAGGCCATGGACGTTCACGGCCCAGTACTCGCTGTCGGGCAGGTGGCTTTGCAAGTGCGCGCTGGCCAAGTGAAACACAACATCGCAGCCAGACAGGGACCGCCGCATCAATGTTTCGTCGCGGAAATCCCCGGTGACCGCCTCCACACTCCCGTCAAACTCCGCCAGCTCCGGCGGAAAATGCAGGTCCAGCGCAACAACCTGGTGGCCTTTCTCAGCCAACCGCTCCACCAGATGACTGCCGATAAAACCTCCCGCTCCTGTGACCAGTGCCTTCATCGTCACCTCATTAACCTTGTACTTTCGGCTTGACCGCCCGCACCGCCACTGCATAATGCCCGCCCCAGAACAGCACGTGGTCAAGACGCGATATCAACCATAGCACCGGGTAGGCAAGACTGTACAGCTTGTAAGACAGACCGTGGGTCTTGAGCTCCTCCTGCGACGTGGGGGCGATCACGCCGTCCGGAACCTCCGATTTCTTCATCTTCAACACGTACGTCGCGTTGATCAGCAGCTCCAGCGACTCCATGAAAAAGCGCGAGTAACCCGCATGCTTCTCCACCACGAACCCCACTTGGCTTACGACTGCGGCCAACTCATCCGCGGTGTAACCAGGGCGCACGTGGCCATACTTGTCCGGGGTCATGCCTATGAACTTCTTGACCTTGTTGACCAAGAGCCGGCCGTCACCATTCGGCACGGTGACAATCGCCGTACCGCCCGGTTTGGTGACCCGATAGAGCTCGGCAAGAAAAGGGCCCTCTTGCTGGAGGTGTTCCAGGCAATCAATGGACACCACCACATCGAACGTATCGTCGGGAAAGGCGAAGTGGCGCTCGTCCAAGTGGAGGACTCGGGCGTGGAGAAGACTCATCATCACCGGCAAGTTCCTCCCCTCCAGGTCTGCCGATGTCCACCGCCCACCACGGGCGCGGAAGTAGTAGTTCAGCGATCCCGTGTTGTCCCCGCAGGTCACGTCCAGACAGCGCTGGTTGTCAAGCTCAGGAAGCATGCTGATGAGCGTACGCATCTTGGCGCGCTTTTTCAGCGAGCGCCGGAACATCTGCAACTGCCAGGCATCATTCTGCATCTTCTTCTCCTGCCACGAGAGCTCCCGCACACATGTTGGAGTTCACATTCTTCTTACGGCACAACCGGCACTTTTCCGGAAACCTCCAATCACATCGCGAAACAATGGGGGGGCGCCGTCCTCCGCCCTCACGTGAGCCGAACCGTGCTCCCTCTGGTGAGGAGAGGTACGCCGCCGGAAACAATCGTCGGCGCCCACCCTGGCCCATTGACGAGAGGCCCAGAATCCTCAGCGCGGGTCTCCGTCGGATGGACCACCCTCATTTTCGGGCGAAGGCCATGATGTGCCACCCAGACCAGCGAATCAACGGCTTGGGGAGCACGGAGAAGGCGGGCACGAAAAGCCAGTTGTACAGAAGGCCCTTCACACCGCCGTGCAAGCGCGTCCTGACCGGAAAACGCTCGCACACCAGACGCACCTGTCGAAAGCCCTCCAAGAGCTTGCGGAACTCGCCTGCACTGAACACCCGCAACACCGGGGCATCCTCGTGTTCCAGCGCCACGTGCATCACCTTGGACAGAAGGCGCAGCCAGGAGTGACGATTGTACACCATCATGATGGCCTCCCCTCCTGGC
This genomic window from candidate division KSB1 bacterium contains:
- a CDS encoding class I SAM-dependent methyltransferase, which translates into the protein MPEAQTLKRAAARHFDSWADHYEQGRMSRWFRHFQSMVIAAAAPHPGQRLLDLGCGTGWAVRTIARQEPRAFACGVDISRVMLRQARRLCTSAKIGFVQADSEHLPCADASFDVVICSSSFHHYPNPVASLREILRVLRPGGVFLLLETSREAFWPIALYDFVQRSFRRDHVRYYATPEIVAFMRAAGFQEVTEVMRERGFFRHGKLVTSEVLIRAVKR
- a CDS encoding NAD(P)-dependent oxidoreductase, producing MKALVTGAGGFIGSHLVERLAEKGHQVVALDLHFPPELAEFDGSVEAVTGDFRDETLMRRSLSGCDVVFHLASAHLQSHLPDSEYWAVNVHGLQRLLEWSRDAGVERFVHTSTVGVYGHIERPPATEETECRPQSIYGETKLAGERAALQFGRDHGLPVVVLRPAWVYGLRCRRTERLLRMLGKGRFVKFGPCRNLRHPVYIEDMLDAFELAAHNAQAVGEVFIVADEQALTTSELLAAMCEVLRVPEPKLRLPLAPMHAVASLAEAAGKALHREPPFSRRSLEFFTTNNAFDISKARQVLGFAPKYTFHEGVKATVEAMRVAVGNQRPLEVPADA
- a CDS encoding class I SAM-dependent methyltransferase translates to MQNDAWQLQMFRRSLKKRAKMRTLISMLPELDNQRCLDVTCGDNTGSLNYYFRARGGRWTSADLEGRNLPVMMSLLHARVLHLDERHFAFPDDTFDVVVSIDCLEHLQQEGPFLAELYRVTKPGGTAIVTVPNGDGRLLVNKVKKFIGMTPDKYGHVRPGYTADELAAVVSQVGFVVEKHAGYSRFFMESLELLINATYVLKMKKSEVPDGVIAPTSQEELKTHGLSYKLYSLAYPVLWLISRLDHVLFWGGHYAVAVRAVKPKVQG